In the genome of Blastopirellula retiformator, the window CGATCGCATTTGTGCCGAGGCGGAAGGGGCGATTGACGACGGCTTCTCGCTGATCGTGCTCTCGGACCGCGGCATCTCGGCCGATCGCGTCCCGGTGAGCACGCTGTTGGCTTGCGGATCGGTTCACCATCACCTGGTCAACACCGCCAAGCGGACCCGAATCGGCATTGTGCTGGAAACCGGCGAAGCCCGCGAAGTGCATCACTTCTGCTTGCTGGTCGGTTACGGCGCCGATGCGATTAACCCGTACCTCGGCTTCGAGACGCTGTGGCAAGCCCGCGAAGACGGCTTGTGCGACGCCGAGTTCGAGACCGACGATCAGATCGTCTCGGCCTATCGCAAAGCGGTCGCCAAGGGGATGCTGAAGGTCATGGGCAAGATGGGCATCTCGACCCTGCAGTCCTACAAGGGCGCCCAGATCTTTGAAGCGCTCGGTCTGCAGACCGAAGTGATCGACCGCTGCTTCGCCGGCACCGCCAGCCGCGTGCAAGGGGTCGACTTCGCCGTCTTGGCCGAAGAGCACATCCGCCGCCATCGTTTGGGCTTCCCCGAACGGGACGACGTCAAACTGCCGATCTTGCCGAACCAGGGCGAATTCCATTGGCGAGCCGAAGGGGAACGACACGCGTGGAGCCCCCAGGCGATCGCCAGCATTCAAGTCGCCGCTCGCACCAACAGCCGCGACGCCTACAAAGAGTTCGCTCGCACGGTTAACGAAGACGCCCGCAATCGGTGCGCCTTCCGCGGGCTGCTGAAGTTCAAAGACGATCCGACGCCGATTCCGGTCGAAGAAGTCGAATCGGCGGCCGATATCGTCAAGCGGTTCTGCACCGGCGCGATGAGCTTCGGCTCGATCTCGGCCGAGTCGCACGAGTCGCTGGCGATCGCGATGAACCGCTTGGGCGGCAAGAGCAACACCGGCGAAGGGGGCGAAGACGTCGCTCGCTTTACGCCGATGCCCAACGGCGACTCGAAGCGTTCGGCGATCAAGCAGATCGCGTCGGGCCGGTTCGGCGTGACGATCAATTACCTGACCAACGCCGACGAACTGCAGATCAAGATCTCGCAAGGCGCCAAGCCGGGCGAAGGTGGCGAACTGCCGGGTAAGAAGGTGGACGAAAACATCGCCCGCATTCGGCACTCGACTCCGGGCGTCGGTTTGATCAGCCCGCCGCCGCACCACGACATTTATTCGATCGAAGACTTGTCGCAGCTGATTCACGACCTGAAGAACGCCAATCCTTCGGCTCGCATCAGCGTCAAGCTGGTCTCCGAGGTCGGCGTCGGTACGGTCGCCGCCGGCGTGTCGAAGGCGAAGGCCGATCACATCCTGATCTCGGGCGATACCGGCGGAACCGGCGCCTCGCCGCTGACCAGCATCAAGCATGCCGGTTTGCCATGGGAACTGGGGATCGCCGAAGCGCACCAGACGCTGGTGATGAACGACCTGCGTAGCCGCGTCATCCTGCAGACCGACGGTGGTCTGAAGACCGGCCGCGACGTGGTGATCGCCGCGATCCTGGGCGCCGAGGAATTCGGTTTCGCCACCGCGCCGCTGATCACGCTCGGCTGCATCATGATGCGGAAGTGCCACTTGAACACCTGCCCGGTCGGAATTGCGACGCAAGATCCTGAGCTGCGGAAGAAGTTCAACGGCAAGCCGGAACACGTGGTTAACTACCTGTTCATGGTGGCCGAAGACGCCCGTCAGTTGATGGCGAGCCTGGGCGTGAAGACGCTGAACGAATTGATCGGTCGCGTCGATCTGCTCGAAACCGACGCCGCGATCCAGCATTGGAAGAGCGACGGCATCGACCTGACGCCGCTGCTGACGCCGCCCAAGAAGGCGCATGACAAGGTCGGCGTCTTCAACACGATGAAGCAGGATCACGGACTGCAATTCGCGCTCGATAACGAATTGATCAAGAAGGCGAAGCCTTCGATCGAGTCGCGTGAGCCGATCCGTTTCGATTCTAAGATCATCAACATCAACCGTGCGGTCGGCGCCACGCTGAGCCACGAAATCGCCAAGCGTTACGGCGAGACCGGCTTGCCTGACAATTCGATCCATATCGACTTCACCGGTTCGGCCGGGCAAAGCTTCGGGGCGTTTTTGTCCCGCGGCGTGACGCTCGAGCTGGAAGGGGACGCCAACGACTACGTCGGCAAGGGACTCTCGGGCGGTCGCATCATTATCTATCCGCCGAAGGTCAGCTCCTTCAAGGCGGAAGATAACATGATCGTCGGCAACGTCTGCTTGTATGGCGCCACCTCGGGTCAGGCCTTCTTCCGCGGACGTGGAGCCGAACGGTTCTGCGTGCGTAACAGCGGCGCCCAAGCCGTGGTGGAAGGGGTCGGCGATCATGGTTGCGAATACATGACCGGCGGCCGGATGATCTGCCTGGGCAGCACCGGACGCAACTTTGCGGCTGGTATGTCAGGCGGCATCGCCTACATCTGGGATATCGAAGAGAAGTTGCTGAAGAACTGCAACCTTGGCATGGTTGAGCTAGAACGTCTCGATAACGTCAATGACATTACCGAGGTCCGCACGCTCATCCAACTTCACCAGAAATACACCGGCTCGCTGATCGCCGAGCAAATCCTTGGCGACTGGGACAACCAGATCGATCGCTTCGTGAAAGTGATGCCGATTGACTACAAACGGGTGCTCATGGAACGCATGCAGCATGAGGAAGAAGAAGACGTACAACTGAGCGGAGCGGAAAGCCATGGGTAAGCCCACCGGATTTATGGAATTCAAGCGTGAAACGATCCCCTATCGGGATCCGCTTCTACGCATCCACGATTACGACGAGTTTCAAGTCAATGTTGACGAGCAGTTCCTGAAGACGCAGGGCGCTCGTTGCATGGACTGCGGCGTGCCGTTCTGCCAAAGTGCGACTGGCTGCCCTGTCGACAACCTGATTCCGGAATGGAACGACCTGGTCTACAAGGGACGTTGGCGCGAAGCGCTCGACCGTCTGCACAAGACCAACAACTTCCCGGAATTCACCGGTCGCGTTTGCCCGGCGCCGTGCGAAAACGCCTGCGTGCTTGGCATTCACGAACCGCCGGTGACGATCAAAAATATCGAAGTCTCGATCATCGATCGCGGCTGGGAAGAAGGCTGGATCTCGCCGAAGCCGCCGACCAAGCGAACCGGTAAAAAGGTCGCTGTCGTTGGTTCGGGCCCGGCCGGTTTGGCCGCCGCCGATCAGTTGAACAAGGCGGGCCATCAGGTCACCGTTTACGAACGGGACGATCGCATCGGCGGTTTGCTGATGTACGGCATCCCCAACATGAAGCTGGAAAAGGAACGGGTCGTCGAACGACGCGTCGACCTGATGAAGGCCGAGGGGATCGAGTTCGTCACGGGCGCCCACATCGGCGTCAACGTCCAGATGGAAGATCTCCGCAAAGACAACGATGCGGTGGTCTTGGCGGTCGGGGCCACCAAGCCGCGCGACTTGCCGATTCCGGGACGTGATCTCGATGGCGTCTACTTCGCCATGCAGTTTTTGAAGGCGAATACCAAAAGCCTGCTCGACTCGGAACTGAAAGACGGCAACTACATTTCGGCCGAAGGGAAAGACGTCATCGTCATCGGCGGCGGCGATACTGGAACCGACTGCTTGGGAACCTCGATCCGTCATGGCGCCAAGAGCGTCGTCAACTTCGAGCTGTTGCCGCAACCGCCGAAACAGCGGGCTTCCGACAATCCCTGGCCGCAATGGGCGCGGATCTTCCGCGTCGACTACGGTCACCAGGAAGCGGAAGCGAAGTTCGGCCACGATCCTCGCACCTACTGCGTGCTTAGCAAAGAATTCATCGGCGACGACAAAGGAAACCTGACCGGTATCCGCACCGTCAACGTCGAGTGGAAGAATGACGATGGCCGTTGGAACATGCAGGAAGTTCCCGGCAGCGACAAGGTTTGGAAGGCCGATTTGATTTTGTTGGCGATGGGCTTCCTTGGTCCGGAAGAAACCTTGGTGGAAAAACTGGGGATGGAAACCGACCAACGGTCGAACTTCAAGGCCGAGTATGGCCGCTTCGCCACCAACGTCGATGGGGTCTTCGCCGCCGGCGACTGCCGCCGCGGTCAAAGCCTGATCGTCTGGGCGATCAACGAAGGACGCGGCGCCGCCCGCGAGTGTGATCGCTTCCTAATGGGAAAGACGGAACTTCCGTAACAAAGCATGGCGACTGGCTCGCGCACGGGCCAGAAGCCGGCATTTGCCAAACGGCTACGGTGCGCTACGATCGCCGGTAACCTGGCGATATGAAAGGGAAGCTCTGAAAAGAGCTTCCCTTTTTGCTGCGCGGTTGCGGCGTCGCCACTGCATCCACACGTTGTGCGACGCATGCGGGATTGCGCTCGCCACCCAAACCAGTCGCTGCACCAGGCCAAGACCGCCGATCCAGAAGCAACAATTGAATCGCGTTGTCGCGTTTGTCATTCGTCCATTTCGTCCAGGCTCGGTTCTAAGTCCGACATCGACTCGTCGCCGATTGACTGCGGCGTCTCTTGGATCATTAACGACAGACGATCGCGGATGATTTTTTCCGCGAGTGGCGTCTCGGCGGCGGTGATCGCCGCAATCTCCGCAGGCAGCTGGGCGACTAGTGGGTCGCCAGCGGCAATCAAGCTGCGCTGCCGCTTATAAGCTTGG includes:
- the gltB gene encoding glutamate synthase large subunit, with amino-acid sequence MASASDSPRPLGRTERPSKQGLYDPAFEHENCGVGFVAHVKGERSHQMVLDAETILINMDHRGACGCEPNTGDGAGMMTALPHDFIAKVAKRDLDADLPPAGQYAAGVVFLPQDEASRAHCKSTVEKYIEEGGQKLVGWRPVPTDSKKADIGPTALACEPVMEMLIIASGDEKLDQELFERRVYTIRKRASQLRANDNLPQAKMFYVCSLSTKVIIYKGMLTPAQLVPYYPDLSDEDFTTHLAMVHSRFSTNTFPSWDRAQPCRFMSHNGEINTLRGNKNWMAARQGVADSDVYGGDVSKLFPIVEPDCSDSGSFDNVLEFLLMSGRSLQESVMMMVPEAWQKHETMSEEKRAFYEYHSCLMEPWDGPASIVFTDGQYIGAVLDRNGLRPSRYYLTHDDRVIMGSEVGVLPVDPAIVKEKGRLQPGRMFLINFEEGRLIPDEELKSSFAKQRPYAQWLREQRIELAELSPNDEPHGFDPDTLLQRMQAFGYTTETLQFMLLPMIHQKRDPVGSMGNDSALACLSDKPRMLYDYFKQLFAQVTNPAVDAIREEVVMSLECYIGPEANLLETTPEHAHRLLAPHPILTNEELAALQHIDKRGWKSKTIDITFPLAEGKAGLTAALDRICAEAEGAIDDGFSLIVLSDRGISADRVPVSTLLACGSVHHHLVNTAKRTRIGIVLETGEAREVHHFCLLVGYGADAINPYLGFETLWQAREDGLCDAEFETDDQIVSAYRKAVAKGMLKVMGKMGISTLQSYKGAQIFEALGLQTEVIDRCFAGTASRVQGVDFAVLAEEHIRRHRLGFPERDDVKLPILPNQGEFHWRAEGERHAWSPQAIASIQVAARTNSRDAYKEFARTVNEDARNRCAFRGLLKFKDDPTPIPVEEVESAADIVKRFCTGAMSFGSISAESHESLAIAMNRLGGKSNTGEGGEDVARFTPMPNGDSKRSAIKQIASGRFGVTINYLTNADELQIKISQGAKPGEGGELPGKKVDENIARIRHSTPGVGLISPPPHHDIYSIEDLSQLIHDLKNANPSARISVKLVSEVGVGTVAAGVSKAKADHILISGDTGGTGASPLTSIKHAGLPWELGIAEAHQTLVMNDLRSRVILQTDGGLKTGRDVVIAAILGAEEFGFATAPLITLGCIMMRKCHLNTCPVGIATQDPELRKKFNGKPEHVVNYLFMVAEDARQLMASLGVKTLNELIGRVDLLETDAAIQHWKSDGIDLTPLLTPPKKAHDKVGVFNTMKQDHGLQFALDNELIKKAKPSIESREPIRFDSKIININRAVGATLSHEIAKRYGETGLPDNSIHIDFTGSAGQSFGAFLSRGVTLELEGDANDYVGKGLSGGRIIIYPPKVSSFKAEDNMIVGNVCLYGATSGQAFFRGRGAERFCVRNSGAQAVVEGVGDHGCEYMTGGRMICLGSTGRNFAAGMSGGIAYIWDIEEKLLKNCNLGMVELERLDNVNDITEVRTLIQLHQKYTGSLIAEQILGDWDNQIDRFVKVMPIDYKRVLMERMQHEEEEDVQLSGAESHG
- a CDS encoding glutamate synthase subunit beta encodes the protein MGKPTGFMEFKRETIPYRDPLLRIHDYDEFQVNVDEQFLKTQGARCMDCGVPFCQSATGCPVDNLIPEWNDLVYKGRWREALDRLHKTNNFPEFTGRVCPAPCENACVLGIHEPPVTIKNIEVSIIDRGWEEGWISPKPPTKRTGKKVAVVGSGPAGLAAADQLNKAGHQVTVYERDDRIGGLLMYGIPNMKLEKERVVERRVDLMKAEGIEFVTGAHIGVNVQMEDLRKDNDAVVLAVGATKPRDLPIPGRDLDGVYFAMQFLKANTKSLLDSELKDGNYISAEGKDVIVIGGGDTGTDCLGTSIRHGAKSVVNFELLPQPPKQRASDNPWPQWARIFRVDYGHQEAEAKFGHDPRTYCVLSKEFIGDDKGNLTGIRTVNVEWKNDDGRWNMQEVPGSDKVWKADLILLAMGFLGPEETLVEKLGMETDQRSNFKAEYGRFATNVDGVFAAGDCRRGQSLIVWAINEGRGAARECDRFLMGKTELP